In the genome of Sebastes umbrosus isolate fSebUmb1 chromosome 14, fSebUmb1.pri, whole genome shotgun sequence, one region contains:
- the txn2 gene encoding thioredoxin, mitochondrial, with amino-acid sequence MAHRLLVRRIWTLSVKDIRCLPASSAATTTASCSPFSTSLQSATTRVSFLTPSRSLPRSLAHTSRREVSFNVQDHEDFTDRVINSKTTVLVDFHAQWCGPCKILGPRLEKAIAKQKGRVTMAKVDIDDHTDLAIEYGVSAVPTVIAIRGGDVIDHFVGIKDDDELDSFVSKVIGQ; translated from the exons ATGGCTCACAGGCTGCTAGTACGTAGAATCTGGACGCTCTCTGTGAAAGATATCCGCTGCCTCCCAGCATCCTCtgccgccaccaccaccgcctCCTGTTCTCCTTTTTCCACCTCCCTGCAGTCCGCCACAACCCGGGTCTCCTTCCTCACTCCCTCACGCTCTCTGCCTCGCTCCCTCGCTCACACCTCCCGCCGGGAAGTCTCCTTCAACGTTCAGGACCACGAGGACTTCACAGACCGGGTCATCAACAGCAAAACGACAGTGCTAGTTGACTTCCATGCACA GTGGTGTGGTCCCTGTAAGATCCTTGGGCCGAGGTTGGAGAAGGCTATTGCAAAACAGAAAGGCCGTGTTACCATGGCAAAAGTTGACATAGACGATCACACAGACCTGGCTATCGAATACGGG gtGTCTGCCGTCCCGACAGTAATCGCCATACGGGGAGGAGACGTGATCGACCATTTTGTGGGGATCAAAGATGATGATGAGCTGGACTCATTTGTCAGCAAGGTCATTGGACAATAA